TGCAAGTCCCATTGCTTCTATATGGTATTCATTTATAAACGGATCGCCGAGTTCGTCATTTTTGTAGCAAAATTCAAGAACTGTTCTTTTAAGCTTTGTACCTTCTTTAATCCCGAGCCTCTTTGAAAGGCTTCCTGCTGCATAATTTCTTATAAGCACTTCAATTGGCATTATGTTTACTTTTTTAACAACCATTTCTCTGTCATTTAATTTCTTGACAAAATGTGTCGGAATTCCTTCTTTTTCAAGCAATTCAAATAATATAGTAGATATTTCATTATTCAATATGCCTTTATTGTCAATAGTACCTTTTTTAAGACCGTTAAATGCTGTTGCATCATCCTTATATTCAATAATATATAAATCTTCATTGTCTGTTTTAAATACTTTCTTGGCCTTTCCTTCATATAACATCTCACGTTTTTCCATTTACAGCACCTCTTCCTGTATTTTTTTATCTTTTTCAATTACTTCTTCTGCCAATCTCTTTTTATAATCTAACATCTTCTGCATCAAATCAGGATATTTTATACCAAGAATTTGTACAGCAAGTAAAGCGGCATTTTCAGCGCCGTCAATTGCAACAGTCGCAACAGGTATCCCCTTTGGCATTTGAACTGTTGATAGTAATGAATCCAAACCATCCATTGTCGATGATTTAACAGGTACACCTATAACAGGTATTACTGTCATTGATGCTATAACACCAGCCAGATGTGCCGCCTTACCTGCGGCGGCTATTATTGCTTCATATCCCTCTTTAGTGGCATTTTTAGAAAAATCATGTGCGATTTCAGGTGTTCTATGTGCCGAAATAATTCTAACATCATATGCGATATCAAATTCTTTTAAAACTGCTATGCATTTTTTCATCAAAGGAAAATCTGAGTCGCTTCCCATTATAACTGCTACTTTTGGCATTTTTAACCTCCTTAATTATATAATTAGTATTAGAGTCCGATATTTCTATCGGTATCATATTCAACCTAACCCATAAAAAATGCAAATCTCAGTAAGAAAAGTAATCCAATGATATACATGAGCGGATGTACTTCTTTTGCTTTTCCAACTACCATCTTACATATCGGATAGAAAATAAAGCCAACTGCAATACCATTTGAAATACTATATGTGAAAGGCATAAATGCAATAGTCATAAATGCAGGAAATGCTTCACTGAAATCTTCAAAGTTAACTTTTGTAACAGAACTTATCATCAGTGCACCAACTATTATAAGAGCGGGTGCAGTTGCCTGTGCAGGAACAATACCAATGATTGGAGCAAAAAACAGTGAAACAAGAAATAATATGGCGACAACAACAGAGGTCAATCCCGTTTTACCGCCCTCGCTAATACCTGAGGCACTTTCAACGTATGTTGTTATTGTGCTCGTACCTAAAAATGAACCAATAGTAGTACCGATAGCGTCTGCAAATAAAGCTCTCTCAAACTTTGTCTTAAATCCGCCTTTTGATTTCTCAAAATCTTCTTCGTTGAAAATATGTGTCTTTGTTCCAGTACCAATCAATGTTCCAATTGCATCAAACATATCTGCCATACTGAAAGCCAGTATAACAGTTATTAAACCTGTCAATATTGATATTAGACTTCCTGTTGTACCAGGTTTAAGTAAGCCTGCAAAATCCAATTTCATAAAAGTTGGAGCTAAACTTGGTGGAATTTGAGCAATAGTTTTTAAATTTGATATGTGTGTAATCCCCATTGGAATGCCTATTATAGTTGTAGCAATAATACCTATTAGTATTGAACCCTTTATTTTTTTAGTCATTAATATGGCAATTATTGCTATTCCTATAACAGTGAGAATTACTTCAGGATTTTTAAAATTTCCGAGTGTAACCAATGTGTCTTTACTTTGCGTTATGATTCCGCCGTTTTCCATACCTATAATTGCTATAAAAAGTCCAATACCTGCTCCAATAGCACTTCTAAGTGATTGAGGTATTGCTTTTATTATCAATATTCTTATCTTAGTTGCTGTTATAATGATATTAATAACTCCGCTTATTAATGCAAGTGCAAGTGCTGCCTGCCATGAATAATGTAATGTCAATACAACATAAAATGTAAAGAAGGCATTCATTCCCATGCCTGCTGACAATGCAAATGGCACATTTGCGAATAGACCCATGACTAATGTTGCTACAACAGATGATAATATTGTTGCCACAAATACGGCACCGATAACCGGATCATTTGCAACAGATAATCCAGCTTTTGTTGCTGCAGATCCTAAAAGGCCTTTAGCATTCATTCCTGCCTGCATAAGTATTGCCGGGTTTACAAAAATGATATATGCCATTGTAATAAATGTCGTTATACCTGCTATTACTTCAGTCTTGACTGTTGTACCATTCTCTTTAAGCTTAAAATAACTATCGAGAAAACCCTTCTTGCCATTACCATCTACCATTATAATCCTCCTTATGTATTGTAATAAAAGCTTTCCTTTGAAATAAATATGCCCGGGAAGATAGATTTTCATTAAAAGAGTGAAACCTATCCTCCAGGGCTTTTATCCCACAGGTGTGGCTTATGTATGCCTGTACCGCTCGGTCCAAACGCCATAAAAGCGTGATATGCGTCACATTTGGCTGGAACCCTCAGGTACACTTTCACTCATAGTCAGACAATTTACGGTTGTCCGGTAGAAACTTCCAGACCATATTCCCGGAATTATATGAGTTATTTTCACTTGTCTTACATGATTATATTAACAATTTTTTTGTAATAAGTCAACGGTTTTGCGAATGTTTTTTTATTATTTTAAAAAAATGTTCGTATTTATTCCCACTCTGTGTTTAGGTCTTTTTCTGTATTTTCTACCCTTGATTTTACTGCATTTCACGCCATTATTATTTTTATTTTCATTAAAAAATTATGGCTTCAAAAAATTTTAGTACGTTTTTAGTACGGTCATTTTTTCTCTTTGCTTATATTTTTTATAGTGTCTATTATGTCATTTTATAATTTTGCTTAAATCCATTTTAGCATATATAACCCTGTGAATCTCAACAACCTGTTCTTTAACTACATAAAACACTAAATAGTTTTTTACAGGTAATATCCTGTATTCATATTCAAGAGATTTTTCAGGTTGATACACCCTGCATGAATACGGAAACTGTGCAAGCCTTGATATAGAAGTATCCAATTCATTAATTAAATCCATTGCTGCCTTTGGTGCTTTTAACTCATCTGAAATATAAGACACAATATTTGATAAATCTTTACTTGCCAAAGGCAGGTATCTAATTTCATACTTCATCAGATTCCAT
This portion of the Thermoanaerobacterium sp. RBIITD genome encodes:
- the purC gene encoding phosphoribosylaminoimidazolesuccinocarboxamide synthase, which translates into the protein MEKREMLYEGKAKKVFKTDNEDLYIIEYKDDATAFNGLKKGTIDNKGILNNEISTILFELLEKEGIPTHFVKKLNDREMVVKKVNIMPIEVLIRNYAAGSLSKRLGIKEGTKLKRTVLEFCYKNDELGDPFINEYHIEAMGLATKEEVETIKEYSFKINDVLSNYFLSKNIILADFKLEFGESKDGVILADEISPDTCRFWDSRTMEKLDKDRFRRDLGNVEGAYVEILNRLENN
- the purE gene encoding 5-(carboxyamino)imidazole ribonucleotide mutase; its protein translation is MPKVAVIMGSDSDFPLMKKCIAVLKEFDIAYDVRIISAHRTPEIAHDFSKNATKEGYEAIIAAAGKAAHLAGVIASMTVIPVIGVPVKSSTMDGLDSLLSTVQMPKGIPVATVAIDGAENAALLAVQILGIKYPDLMQKMLDYKKRLAEEVIEKDKKIQEEVL
- a CDS encoding NCS2 family permease, which translates into the protein MVDGNGKKGFLDSYFKLKENGTTVKTEVIAGITTFITMAYIIFVNPAILMQAGMNAKGLLGSAATKAGLSVANDPVIGAVFVATILSSVVATLVMGLFANVPFALSAGMGMNAFFTFYVVLTLHYSWQAALALALISGVINIIITATKIRILIIKAIPQSLRSAIGAGIGLFIAIIGMENGGIITQSKDTLVTLGNFKNPEVILTVIGIAIIAILMTKKIKGSILIGIIATTIIGIPMGITHISNLKTIAQIPPSLAPTFMKLDFAGLLKPGTTGSLISILTGLITVILAFSMADMFDAIGTLIGTGTKTHIFNEEDFEKSKGGFKTKFERALFADAIGTTIGSFLGTSTITTYVESASGISEGGKTGLTSVVVAILFLVSLFFAPIIGIVPAQATAPALIIVGALMISSVTKVNFEDFSEAFPAFMTIAFMPFTYSISNGIAVGFIFYPICKMVVGKAKEVHPLMYIIGLLFLLRFAFFMG
- a CDS encoding type II toxin-antitoxin system RelE/ParE family toxin, producing MKYEIRYLPLASKDLSNIVSYISDELKAPKAAMDLINELDTSISRLAQFPYSCRVYQPEKSLEYEYRILPVKNYLVFYVVKEQVVEIHRVIYAKMDLSKIIK